One Pseudomonas sp. HOU2 genomic window carries:
- the fabA gene encoding 3-hydroxyacyl-[acyl-carrier-protein] dehydratase FabA, translated as MTKQNAFTREDLLRCSRGELFGPGNAQLPAPNMLMVDRITLISEEGGKYGKGELVAELDINPDLWFFACHFEGDPVMPGCLGLDAMWQLVGFFLGWQGLPGRGRALGSGEVKFFGQVLPTAKKVTYNIHIKRVLKGKLNLAIADGSVTVDGREIYTAEGLRVGVFTSTDNF; from the coding sequence ATGACCAAACAAAACGCCTTTACTCGGGAAGACCTGCTGCGCTGCAGTCGCGGTGAGCTGTTCGGCCCAGGTAACGCGCAACTGCCCGCCCCGAACATGCTGATGGTGGATCGCATCACCCTGATCAGCGAAGAAGGCGGCAAGTACGGCAAAGGTGAATTGGTCGCCGAGCTGGATATCAACCCTGACCTGTGGTTCTTCGCGTGCCACTTCGAAGGCGATCCGGTAATGCCGGGCTGCCTGGGTCTGGACGCCATGTGGCAACTGGTCGGCTTCTTCCTGGGCTGGCAAGGTCTGCCGGGCCGTGGCCGTGCGCTGGGTTCGGGCGAAGTGAAATTCTTCGGCCAGGTCCTGCCGACCGCCAAGAAAGTCACCTACAACATTCATATCAAACGCGTCCTCAAGGGCAAGCTGAACCTGGCCATCGCCGACGGTTCGGTGACTGTCGACGGTCGCGAAATCTACACCGCCGAAGGCCTTCGCGTCGGCGTGTTCACCTCCACTGACAACTTCTAA
- the fabB gene encoding beta-ketoacyl-ACP synthase I has protein sequence MRRVVITGLGIVSCLGNDKETVSANLRASRPGIRFNPEYAEMGLRSQVSGSIDLNLEELIDRKIYRFVGHAAAYAYLAMKDAITDSGLTEEQVSNPRTGLIAGSGGASTLNQMEALDILREKGVKRVGPYRVTRTMSSTVSACLATPFKIKGLNYSIASACATSAHCIGTAMEQIQMGKQDIVFAGGGEEEHWSQSFLFDAMGALSSKRNDTPEQASRAYDADRDGFVIAGGGGMVVVEELEHALARGAKIYAEIVGYGATSDGYDMVAPSGEGAIRCMQMAMSTVDTPIDYLNTHGTSTPVGDVAEMKGVREVFGDKAPAISSTKSLSGHSLGAAGVHEAIYCMLMMEGNFIAGSANIDELDPEVADLPVLTKTRENATINTVMSNSFGFGGTNATLVLKRWEGK, from the coding sequence ATGCGCCGCGTCGTTATCACTGGTCTGGGCATTGTTTCGTGCCTGGGCAATGACAAAGAGACCGTCTCCGCTAACCTGCGTGCAAGCCGCCCTGGCATCCGGTTCAACCCGGAATATGCTGAAATGGGTCTGCGTAGCCAGGTTTCCGGCTCCATCGACCTCAACCTTGAAGAACTGATCGATCGCAAGATCTATCGTTTCGTCGGCCACGCAGCGGCTTACGCCTACCTGGCCATGAAAGACGCGATCACTGACTCCGGCCTGACCGAAGAGCAAGTGTCCAACCCGCGTACCGGCCTGATCGCCGGCTCCGGCGGCGCGTCGACCCTGAACCAGATGGAAGCGCTGGACATCCTGCGCGAAAAAGGCGTGAAACGCGTTGGCCCATACCGTGTAACGCGGACCATGAGCAGCACCGTTTCCGCGTGCCTGGCCACGCCGTTCAAGATCAAGGGCCTGAACTACTCCATCGCTTCTGCCTGCGCCACCAGTGCTCACTGCATCGGTACCGCCATGGAACAGATCCAGATGGGCAAGCAGGACATCGTCTTCGCCGGTGGCGGTGAAGAAGAGCACTGGAGCCAGTCGTTCCTGTTCGACGCGATGGGCGCCCTGTCCAGCAAGCGTAACGACACCCCGGAACAAGCTTCCCGCGCCTACGACGCCGACCGTGACGGTTTCGTCATTGCCGGTGGTGGCGGCATGGTCGTGGTTGAAGAGCTGGAACACGCGCTGGCCCGTGGCGCCAAGATCTACGCCGAAATCGTTGGCTATGGCGCAACGTCCGACGGCTACGACATGGTTGCCCCAAGTGGCGAAGGCGCGATCCGCTGCATGCAGATGGCAATGTCCACCGTCGACACCCCGATCGACTACCTGAACACCCACGGCACCTCGACTCCGGTCGGCGACGTCGCGGAAATGAAAGGTGTGCGTGAAGTGTTCGGCGACAAGGCTCCAGCAATCAGCTCGACCAAGAGCCTGTCCGGTCACTCCCTGGGCGCCGCCGGCGTTCACGAAGCGATCTACTGCATGCTGATGATGGAAGGCAACTTCATCGCCGGTTCCGCCAACATCGACGAACTGGACCCTGAAGTGGCCGATCTGCCGGTGCTGACCAAGACCCGCGAGAACGCCACCATCAACACCGTGATGAGCAACAGCTTCGGCTTCGGCGGCACCAACGCCACGCTGGTGCTGAAGCGCTGGGAAGGCAAGTAA
- a CDS encoding DUF2058 domain-containing protein — translation MSLSLRDQLLKAGLVNQKQAKQVSKDKQKQQRLAHKGQAELDDSQQRAAQEAMAEKVKRDQELNRQQQEKAEAKARAAQVKQLIEVSRLPKLTTEDYYNFVDDKKVKRISVNTLMRNKLSSGSLAIVHHAGGYEVIPREAALKIQERDPQRIVQLNVQTEEVNAEDDPYAAYQIPDDLMW, via the coding sequence ATGAGCCTTTCCCTTCGCGACCAGTTGCTCAAAGCAGGCCTGGTCAACCAAAAGCAGGCCAAGCAGGTCAGCAAAGACAAGCAGAAGCAACAGCGTCTGGCCCACAAGGGGCAGGCCGAGCTGGATGATTCGCAGCAGCGCGCCGCTCAGGAGGCCATGGCCGAGAAGGTCAAGCGCGACCAGGAGCTGAACCGTCAGCAGCAAGAGAAAGCCGAGGCCAAGGCCCGTGCCGCGCAGGTCAAGCAGTTGATCGAAGTCTCGCGTCTGCCGAAGCTGACCACCGAGGACTATTACAACTTCGTCGACGACAAGAAGGTCAAGCGCATCTCGGTCAACACGCTGATGCGCAACAAGCTCAGCAGCGGTTCACTGGCGATCGTGCACCATGCCGGCGGCTACGAAGTGATCCCCCGTGAAGCGGCCCTGAAGATCCAGGAGCGCGACCCGCAGCGCATCGTCCAGCTCAACGTACAGACCGAAGAGGTCAATGCCGAGGACGATCCGTACGCGGCCTACCAGATTCCTGATGATCTGATGTGGTAA
- the mazG gene encoding nucleoside triphosphate pyrophosphohydrolase: MYSLEDLLHLMSRLRDPQYGCPWDIKQTYATIVPHTLEEAYEVADAIERGDFDHLQGELGDLLFQVVYYSQLAREEGRFEFAGVIDSITRKLIRRHPHVFPTGDLYAPLDVPRLSEEQVKQRWEEIKAEERAEKSAAPEQLSLLDDVPAALPALSRSAKLQKRAGQVGFDWPDALPVLDKVREELDEVLEAMSENDAEAVADEIGDLLFSVVNLARHLKVDPETALRGANAKFERRFRFIEQALRDTRRPMEDCTLEELDALWGEAKRQEKNLPSCG, encoded by the coding sequence ATGTATTCACTTGAAGACCTGCTCCACCTGATGAGCCGTCTGCGCGATCCGCAGTACGGTTGCCCGTGGGACATCAAGCAAACCTACGCGACCATCGTCCCGCACACCCTCGAAGAAGCCTACGAAGTGGCCGACGCCATCGAGCGGGGCGACTTCGATCACTTGCAGGGCGAACTGGGCGATCTGCTGTTTCAGGTGGTTTATTACAGCCAGTTGGCCAGGGAAGAAGGGCGCTTCGAATTCGCCGGGGTGATCGACAGCATCACTCGCAAGCTGATCCGCCGCCATCCGCACGTGTTTCCCACCGGCGATCTGTATGCGCCGCTGGATGTGCCGCGCCTGAGCGAAGAGCAGGTCAAGCAGCGCTGGGAAGAGATCAAGGCCGAAGAACGCGCCGAGAAATCCGCCGCGCCCGAGCAGCTGTCACTGCTCGATGACGTACCGGCCGCGTTGCCGGCACTGTCGCGTTCGGCGAAGTTGCAAAAGCGTGCTGGGCAGGTCGGGTTCGACTGGCCGGATGCGTTGCCGGTGTTGGACAAGGTGCGTGAAGAGCTCGATGAAGTGCTCGAAGCCATGTCCGAAAACGATGCAGAGGCGGTGGCTGACGAGATCGGCGACCTGCTGTTTTCCGTGGTCAATCTGGCCCGGCACCTGAAGGTCGATCCGGAAACCGCGCTACGTGGCGCCAACGCCAAGTTTGAAAGACGTTTCCGTTTTATCGAACAGGCATTGCGCGACACCCGTCGTCCCATGGAAGATTGCACCCTCGAAGAGTTGGACGCCCTGTGGGGTGAAGCCAAACGTCAGGAAAAGAATTTGCCCAGCTGCGGCTGA